The proteins below are encoded in one region of Buttiauxella gaviniae:
- the acpP gene encoding acyl carrier protein yields the protein MSTIEERVKKIIGEQLGVKQEEVINSASFVEDLGADSLDTVELVMALEEEFDTEIPDEEAEKITTVQAAIDYINGHQA from the coding sequence ATGAGCACTATCGAAGAACGCGTTAAGAAAATTATTGGCGAACAACTGGGCGTTAAGCAGGAAGAAGTTATCAACTCCGCTTCCTTCGTAGAGGACCTGGGCGCTGATTCTCTTGACACCGTTGAGCTGGTAATGGCTCTGGAAGAAGAGTTTGATACTGAGATTCCGGACGAAGAAGCTGAGAAAATCACCACCGTTCAGGCTGCCATTGATTACATCAACGGTCACCAGGCGTAA
- the fabG gene encoding 3-oxoacyl-ACP reductase FabG: protein MSFEGKIALVTGASRGIGRAIAETLVARGAKVIGTATSESGAQAISDYLGENGKGYMLNVTDPASIEAVLGNIRAEFGEVDILVNNAGITRDNLLMRMKDDEWNDIIETNLSSVFRLSKAVMRAMMKKRHGRIITIGSVVGTMGNAGQANYAAAKAGLIGFSKSLAREVASRGITVNVVAPGFIETDMTRALSDEQRAGILAEVPAGRLGDAKEIASAVAFLASDEAGYISGETLHVNGGMYMV from the coding sequence ATGAGTTTTGAAGGAAAAATTGCGCTGGTAACCGGCGCAAGCCGCGGTATCGGCCGCGCAATCGCGGAGACCTTAGTGGCCCGCGGTGCGAAAGTTATCGGTACTGCGACCAGCGAAAGCGGTGCGCAGGCGATCAGTGATTATCTGGGCGAAAACGGTAAAGGTTATATGTTGAATGTGACCGATCCGGCGTCTATCGAAGCTGTTTTAGGAAATATTCGCGCAGAATTTGGCGAAGTGGACATTCTGGTCAATAATGCCGGTATCACTCGTGATAATCTGTTAATGCGCATGAAAGATGACGAATGGAACGATATTATCGAAACCAATCTGTCATCAGTTTTCCGTCTGTCAAAAGCGGTAATGCGCGCTATGATGAAAAAGCGTCATGGTCGTATTATCACTATCGGTTCTGTGGTTGGTACCATGGGAAATGCTGGTCAGGCTAACTACGCTGCGGCGAAAGCAGGTCTGATCGGTTTCAGTAAATCTCTGGCGCGCGAAGTTGCGTCACGTGGTATTACTGTAAACGTTGTTGCTCCGGGCTTTATTGAAACGGACATGACGCGTGCGCTTTCTGATGAACAGCGTGCGGGTATACTGGCGGAAGTTCCAGCGGGTCGTTTAGGCGACGCAAAAGAAATCGCCAGTGCTGTTGCATTTTTAGCCTCTGACGAGGCGGGTTACATCTCTGGTGAGACCCTGCACGTCAATGGCGGAATGTATATGGTTTAA
- the fabD gene encoding ACP S-malonyltransferase, which yields MTQFAFVFPGQGSQAVGMLAEIAAENPVVEATFREASDALGYDLWALAQQGPAEELNKTWQTQPALLTASVALWRVWQQQGGKTPVMMAGHSLGEYSALVCAGVIDFADAVRLVELRGKLMQEAVPAGTGAMYAIIGLDDASIAKACEESAQGEVVSPVNFNSPGQVVIAGNKDAVERAGAACKAAGAKRALPLPVSVPSHCALMKPAADKLAVALENITFNAPAVPVVNNVDVKCETSPEAIRSALVRQLYSPVQWTKSVEFMAAQGVTQLLEVGPGKVLTGLTKRIVDTLTASAINEPVALSAALEQ from the coding sequence ATGACTCAATTTGCTTTTGTTTTCCCTGGGCAAGGTTCGCAAGCAGTAGGTATGCTGGCAGAAATCGCAGCAGAAAACCCTGTTGTTGAAGCAACCTTCCGTGAAGCTTCTGACGCGTTGGGCTATGATCTGTGGGCTCTGGCTCAACAAGGTCCAGCAGAAGAGCTGAACAAAACTTGGCAGACACAGCCTGCATTGCTGACCGCTTCTGTCGCTTTGTGGCGCGTCTGGCAGCAGCAGGGTGGCAAAACCCCTGTAATGATGGCAGGGCATAGCCTGGGTGAATATTCAGCGCTGGTGTGTGCTGGCGTGATTGATTTCGCAGATGCGGTACGTCTGGTCGAATTACGCGGCAAATTGATGCAAGAAGCGGTTCCTGCGGGCACTGGCGCAATGTATGCGATCATCGGTCTTGATGATGCGTCTATTGCTAAAGCCTGTGAAGAATCCGCTCAGGGCGAAGTGGTTTCTCCGGTGAACTTTAACTCTCCGGGCCAGGTCGTCATCGCGGGGAACAAAGACGCCGTTGAGCGTGCGGGTGCTGCTTGTAAAGCCGCCGGCGCAAAACGCGCTTTGCCACTGCCTGTAAGCGTGCCTTCGCACTGCGCACTGATGAAACCTGCGGCAGATAAACTGGCCGTGGCTCTGGAAAACATCACTTTCAACGCGCCTGCTGTTCCGGTTGTGAATAACGTAGACGTGAAATGTGAGACTTCGCCAGAAGCTATCCGTAGCGCTCTGGTACGTCAGCTTTACAGCCCAGTACAGTGGACTAAATCTGTAGAATTTATGGCAGCGCAGGGTGTGACCCAGTTGCTGGAAGTAGGGCCGGGTAAAGTATTGACTGGTCTGACAAAACGTATTGTTGACACACTGACTGCTTCGGCGATTAACGAGCCGGTCGCACTGTCAGCGGCGCTCGAGCAATAA
- a CDS encoding beta-ketoacyl-ACP synthase III yields MYTKIIGTGSFLPEHVRTNADLEKMVDTSDEWIVTRTGIRERHIAAPNETVATMGFTAATRALEMAGIDKSDIGLIIVATTSSTHAFPSAACQIQAMLEIKGCPAFDVAAACAGFTYALSIADQYVKSGAVKHALVIGSDVLARTCDPTDRGTIIIFGDGAGAVVLGASEEQGIISTHLHADGSYGDLLALPNADRVNPENSIHLTMAGNEVFKVAVTELAHIVDETLAANNLDRSALDWLVPHQANLRIISATAKKLGMSMDNVVVTLDRHGNTSAASVPAALDEAVRDGRIQRGQLILLEAFGGGFTWGSALVRF; encoded by the coding sequence ATGTATACGAAGATTATTGGTACGGGCAGCTTCCTGCCTGAACACGTGCGCACCAACGCCGATCTGGAAAAAATGGTGGATACTTCTGACGAGTGGATTGTCACCCGTACAGGTATTCGTGAACGCCATATTGCAGCGCCAAACGAAACCGTGGCAACGATGGGTTTCACGGCAGCAACTCGCGCCCTGGAAATGGCCGGTATTGATAAGTCCGACATTGGCTTAATCATTGTTGCAACAACGTCCTCGACACACGCTTTCCCAAGTGCTGCCTGTCAGATTCAGGCGATGCTGGAAATTAAAGGTTGCCCGGCGTTTGATGTCGCTGCCGCTTGTGCGGGTTTCACCTACGCGTTAAGCATTGCTGACCAGTACGTTAAGTCCGGTGCGGTAAAACACGCGCTGGTTATTGGTTCTGACGTTTTGGCTCGCACCTGTGATCCAACCGATCGTGGAACGATTATTATTTTTGGTGATGGTGCCGGTGCCGTTGTGCTTGGCGCTTCTGAAGAGCAGGGCATCATTTCCACCCACCTGCATGCCGATGGTAGCTACGGTGACCTGCTGGCGCTGCCAAATGCCGATCGCGTGAATCCTGAAAATTCGATTCACCTGACCATGGCGGGCAATGAAGTATTTAAAGTTGCGGTGACTGAGCTTGCTCACATCGTTGACGAAACCCTGGCGGCTAATAATCTCGACCGCTCTGCGCTCGACTGGTTAGTGCCACATCAGGCAAACCTGCGCATTATCAGCGCGACGGCGAAAAAGCTGGGGATGTCGATGGATAACGTCGTTGTTACCCTTGATCGCCACGGTAACACCTCAGCGGCTTCCGTTCCGGCAGCACTGGATGAAGCAGTTCGTGATGGACGGATCCAACGTGGCCAACTGATATTGCTGGAAGCGTTCGGCGGCGGATTCACCTGGGGTTCAGCACTGGTTCGTTTTTGA
- the plsX gene encoding phosphate acyltransferase PlsX encodes MTRLTLALDAMGGDFGPSVTVPAALQALDSNSELNLLLVGDPDAITPLLAKADFEKRSRAQIVPAESVIASDARPSQAIRNSRGSSMRVALELVKEGRAQACVSAGNTGALMGLAKLLLKPIEGIERPALMTVLPHQQKGKTVVLDLGANVDCDSNMLVQFAIMGSVMAEEVLGISAPRVALLNIGEEETKGLDSIRDASALLKTMPSINYIGYLEANELLTGKTDVLVCDGFVGNVTLKTMEGVARMFLSLLKSQGEGKKRSWWLIILKHWLQKSLTRRFSHLNPDQYNGACLLGLRGTVIKSHGAANQRAFVVAIEQAVQAVARQVPSRIAARLESVLPKSD; translated from the coding sequence TTGACACGTCTAACCCTTGCGTTAGATGCCATGGGTGGGGACTTCGGTCCTTCCGTGACAGTGCCTGCAGCATTGCAGGCACTGGACTCTAACTCCGAGTTAAACCTTCTATTAGTCGGCGATCCCGACGCCATCACGCCATTACTTGCCAAAGCTGATTTTGAAAAACGCTCACGTGCGCAGATTGTGCCTGCGGAGTCGGTTATTGCCAGTGATGCAAGACCTTCGCAAGCGATCCGAAATAGTCGCGGATCCTCAATGCGAGTGGCTCTTGAGTTAGTGAAAGAAGGGCGAGCGCAAGCTTGTGTTAGTGCAGGCAATACCGGTGCACTAATGGGGCTGGCTAAATTATTGCTCAAACCGATAGAAGGGATTGAGCGCCCGGCACTGATGACGGTATTACCGCATCAGCAAAAAGGCAAAACAGTCGTGCTGGATCTCGGCGCGAATGTCGATTGTGACAGCAATATGCTGGTGCAATTCGCGATTATGGGTTCGGTAATGGCAGAGGAAGTTCTCGGCATTTCTGCACCTAGGGTCGCATTGCTGAACATTGGCGAAGAAGAGACGAAAGGTCTCGACAGTATTCGCGATGCCTCAGCCTTATTAAAAACAATGCCTTCTATCAACTATATTGGTTATCTTGAAGCTAACGAGTTGTTGACGGGAAAAACCGATGTGCTGGTATGTGATGGCTTTGTCGGAAACGTCACTCTCAAGACGATGGAAGGGGTAGCGAGAATGTTCCTCTCGCTTTTGAAATCACAAGGCGAAGGGAAAAAACGGTCGTGGTGGCTGATTATATTGAAACATTGGTTACAAAAAAGCCTGACAAGGCGATTCAGTCACCTCAACCCCGACCAGTATAATGGCGCCTGTCTGTTAGGATTGCGCGGCACCGTGATTAAGAGTCATGGTGCGGCCAATCAGCGAGCGTTTGTTGTCGCGATTGAACAGGCAGTGCAGGCGGTGGCGCGGCAAGTCCCTTCGCGGATTGCTGCCCGCCTGGAATCTGTATTACCCAAGAGTGACTGA
- the rpmF gene encoding 50S ribosomal protein L32: MAVQQNKPTRSKRGMRRSHDALTTATLSVDKVSGETHLRHHITADGYYRGRKVIAK, encoded by the coding sequence ATGGCCGTACAACAGAATAAACCAACCCGTTCCAAACGTGGCATGCGTCGTTCCCATGACGCGCTGACCACAGCTACCCTGTCCGTGGACAAAGTTTCTGGCGAAACTCATCTGCGTCACCACATCACCGCCGACGGTTACTACCGCGGCCGCAAGGTTATCGCTAAGTAA
- the yceD gene encoding 23S rRNA accumulation protein YceD, translated as MQKVKLPLTLDPVRTAQKRLDYQGVYTPIQVERVAEFVVSVDSDVECDMRFAIDNQRLAVLTGDAKVSVTLECQRCGKPFAHQVYTQYCFSPIVKDEQAEALPEGYEPVQVNEFGEIDLLALVEDEIILSLPVVPVHDSEHCEVSEADMVFGKLPSEAEKPNPFAVLASLKRK; from the coding sequence ATGCAAAAAGTAAAATTACCCCTGACTCTCGATCCGGTTCGTACGGCTCAAAAACGCCTTGATTACCAGGGTGTTTACACCCCTATTCAGGTAGAGCGCGTCGCCGAGTTTGTAGTCAGTGTAGACAGTGATGTGGAATGCGATATGCGATTTGCTATCGATAACCAACGCCTTGCGGTTCTTACCGGTGATGCGAAGGTTTCGGTAACATTGGAATGTCAGCGTTGCGGAAAGCCGTTTGCTCATCAGGTCTACACACAGTATTGTTTTAGCCCGATCGTCAAAGACGAGCAGGCTGAAGCACTCCCGGAAGGATATGAACCAGTTCAGGTCAACGAATTTGGTGAAATCGACCTTCTGGCTCTGGTTGAAGATGAAATTATCCTCTCCTTGCCAGTGGTTCCGGTGCATGATTCTGAACACTGTGAAGTGTCCGAGGCGGACATGGTCTTTGGCAAACTGCCTTCCGAGGCGGAGAAACCAAACCCATTTGCCGTATTAGCCAGTTTAAAGCGTAAGTAA
- a CDS encoding Maf family protein — MTQIVLASTSPYRRELLEKLGIPFTAAAPQVDETPIPGEDARQLVMRLAQAKAQVLSAKYPNHLIVGSDQVCVLDGKIAGKPHTEEKAVEQLLIARNSIVTFYTGLALYSSASGNLQVICEPFDVHFRHLSEQEIRNYVRKEQPLQCAGSFKSEGLGITLFEKLEGRDPNTLVGLPLIALCEMLRNEGVNPLLIRAEHVGWPSRLSDLQN; from the coding sequence ATGACGCAAATTGTTCTGGCCTCAACCTCGCCATACCGTCGGGAACTGCTTGAAAAGCTCGGCATCCCCTTTACCGCTGCGGCTCCACAAGTCGATGAAACACCAATTCCGGGTGAAGATGCCCGCCAACTCGTCATGCGCCTGGCGCAAGCTAAAGCTCAGGTATTGAGCGCAAAGTATCCAAATCATCTGATTGTCGGCTCAGATCAGGTCTGCGTATTAGACGGGAAAATCGCCGGCAAACCGCATACCGAAGAAAAAGCGGTGGAACAATTGCTGATTGCTCGCAACAGCATTGTTACATTTTATACAGGTTTGGCGCTTTATAGCTCCGCATCCGGAAATTTACAGGTGATTTGCGAGCCGTTTGATGTCCATTTTCGCCATCTGAGTGAACAAGAGATCCGCAACTATGTCCGTAAAGAACAGCCGTTACAGTGTGCGGGCAGTTTTAAGAGCGAAGGGCTGGGGATTACGTTGTTTGAAAAGCTAGAGGGGCGCGATCCCAACACGCTTGTCGGATTACCGCTTATTGCCCTGTGTGAAATGTTGCGAAACGAAGGCGTTAATCCGCTTCTTATTAGAGCAGAGCATGTCGGATGGCCCAGCCGCTTATCCGACCTACAAAACTAA
- the rluC gene encoding 23S rRNA pseudouridine(955/2504/2580) synthase RluC — protein MKTQTPSVQIVAISADEAGQRIDNFLLARLKGVPKSMIYRILRKGEVRVNKKRIKPEYKIQDGDEIRIPPVRVAEREEEAVSPHLQKVAALTDAILYEDDHILVLNKPSGTAVHGGSGLSFGVIEGLRALRPEARFLELVHRLDRDTSGILLVAKKRSALRSLHEQLREKGMQKDYLALVRGQWQSHMKVVQAPLLKNILQSGERIVRVNSEGKPSETRFKVEERYAFATLVRCSPVTGRTHQIRVHTLHAGHPIAFDDRYGDREFDKQLVGTGLNRLFLHAAALRFTHPNTGEIMRVEAPLDEQLKRCLNFLRNAR, from the coding sequence ATGAAAACTCAGACTCCTTCAGTACAAATCGTTGCCATTTCCGCCGATGAAGCCGGGCAACGTATCGACAACTTTTTGCTCGCTCGTTTAAAAGGCGTGCCGAAAAGCATGATTTATCGCATTTTGCGTAAAGGCGAAGTGCGCGTGAATAAAAAACGCATTAAGCCTGAATATAAAATCCAGGATGGCGACGAAATTCGTATTCCTCCGGTTCGCGTTGCGGAACGCGAAGAGGAAGCTGTCTCCCCGCACCTGCAAAAAGTAGCGGCGCTTACCGATGCTATTTTGTATGAAGATGATCATATTCTGGTGCTTAACAAGCCATCCGGCACTGCCGTTCATGGCGGCAGCGGTTTAAGTTTTGGCGTTATTGAAGGTTTACGCGCTCTGCGCCCTGAAGCGCGATTCCTTGAGCTGGTGCATCGTCTTGACCGCGATACTTCCGGGATTTTACTGGTTGCCAAGAAACGTTCCGCATTGCGGTCTTTGCATGAGCAACTCCGTGAAAAGGGGATGCAGAAGGATTATCTCGCGCTGGTGAGAGGCCAGTGGCAGTCGCACATGAAAGTGGTGCAGGCGCCATTGCTGAAAAATATTTTGCAAAGCGGTGAGCGCATCGTGCGGGTAAACAGCGAAGGTAAACCCTCTGAAACACGCTTTAAAGTGGAAGAGCGTTATGCTTTTGCAACGCTTGTGCGCTGTAGCCCGGTAACAGGCCGTACCCACCAGATTCGCGTGCATACGCTGCATGCAGGCCACCCGATTGCTTTTGACGATCGTTACGGTGACCGTGAATTTGACAAGCAACTTGTAGGGACAGGGCTGAACCGCTTGTTCCTGCATGCCGCGGCGTTACGTTTTACCCATCCTAATACCGGTGAAATTATGCGCGTTGAAGCGCCGCTGGACGAGCAGTTAAAGCGTTGCCTTAACTTTTTGCGTAATGCCCGGTAG
- the rne gene encoding ribonuclease E encodes MKRMLINATQQEELRVALVDGQRLYDLDIESPGHEQKKANIYKGKITRIEPSLEAAFVDYGAERHGFLPLKEIAREYFPSNYSSHGRPNIKDVLREGQEVIVQIDKEERGNKGAALTTFISLAGSYLVLMPNNPRAGGISRRIEGDDRTELKEALSSLELPDGMGLIVRTAGVGKSAEALQWDLSFRLKHWEAIQKAAENRPAPFLIHQESNVIVRAFRDYLRQDIGEILIDNPKVLELARQHIGALGRPDFSSKIKLYTGEIPLFSHYQIESQIESAFQREVRLPSGGSIVIDSTEALTAIDINSARATRGGDIEETAFNTNLEAADEIARQLRLRDLGGLIVIDFIDMTPVRHQRAVENRLREAVRQDRARIQISHISRFGLLEMSRQRLSPSLGESSHHVCPRCSGTGTVRDNESMALSILRLIEEEALKENTQEVHAIVPVPIASYLLNEKRDAVSAIETRQGGVKAIIVPNDQMETPHYSVLRVRKGEESKTLSYMLPKRYEEEMAMPSEEEYAERKRPEQPALATFVMPEVPPAPQESAPVATPAPAAKPAVAKATTVEQPGLISRFFGALKKLFAGESTTENKDVEEAKPAEAESQRQGQERRNNRRQNNRRDRNDRGDRNNRDRDNRGDRDNRNENRDNREPRENRDRDENRRNRRQGQQQNAEVRETRQNVVEEAEKPKARDEQQPRRERNRRRSDDKRQAQQEVKVLQREDAVVEVEAEQEERVQVMPRRKQRQLNQKVRFESAPDSAAEVTATPVVSEAPAAPVARTELATIPLPAVIEKAAVEQEDNSDSRNDANGMPRRSRRSPRHLRVSGQRRRRYRDERYPTQSPMPLIVACASPELASGKAWISYPVARSQEESQFESNVEQTPAFVPHEQETAYVNIEQPAVHQVAQHVAEDKTVETAHIETAQVETTHPEIIATPVTEQPHLIAVEDDVVAEQVIDEVKPAQDEVAVENHPQQAAELAQEAPVVVAQTAPEAPVEEVKQPEVTVAAQPVVHDAVAQEAVVEATEVEKTGVEETVAKETVVETTPVVKVVQPEVPVVTHVVKHATAPMTRAPAPEYTPEAPRQSDWVRPTYDFSGRGSAGGSSATHQATAPATRPQSTD; translated from the coding sequence ATGAAAAGAATGCTAATAAACGCGACTCAGCAAGAAGAGTTGCGTGTCGCCCTTGTAGATGGGCAGCGCCTGTACGATCTGGATATTGAAAGTCCTGGACACGAACAGAAAAAAGCCAACATCTATAAAGGTAAAATCACCCGTATTGAACCAAGTCTGGAAGCGGCATTTGTAGATTACGGCGCGGAACGTCATGGTTTCCTCCCTCTTAAAGAAATTGCCCGCGAATACTTCCCGTCTAATTATTCATCACATGGTCGTCCGAACATTAAAGATGTTTTGCGCGAAGGCCAGGAAGTGATTGTTCAGATCGATAAAGAAGAACGTGGTAATAAAGGTGCAGCCTTGACCACCTTTATTAGTCTGGCAGGCAGTTATTTAGTACTGATGCCGAATAACCCACGTGCCGGTGGTATTTCACGCCGCATTGAGGGTGACGATCGCACTGAACTGAAAGAAGCTCTTTCCTCTCTGGAACTGCCAGACGGCATGGGTCTGATTGTACGTACCGCTGGCGTGGGTAAATCCGCTGAAGCACTGCAATGGGATTTAAGCTTCCGTCTGAAGCACTGGGAAGCGATTCAAAAAGCGGCGGAAAATCGCCCTGCTCCATTCCTTATCCATCAGGAAAGCAACGTTATCGTTCGTGCTTTCCGTGATTACCTGCGTCAGGATATCGGTGAAATTCTTATCGATAACCCGAAAGTACTCGAACTGGCTCGCCAGCATATCGGTGCTCTGGGTCGCCCTGATTTCAGCAGCAAAATTAAGCTCTACACCGGTGAAATCCCGCTGTTTAGCCACTACCAGATTGAATCGCAGATTGAATCCGCTTTCCAGCGTGAAGTCCGTCTGCCATCCGGCGGCTCGATTGTTATCGACTCCACCGAAGCGTTAACAGCCATCGACATCAACTCCGCGCGCGCAACTCGCGGTGGCGATATCGAAGAAACAGCCTTCAATACTAACCTTGAAGCGGCTGATGAAATCGCGCGCCAACTGCGTTTGCGTGACCTCGGCGGCCTGATTGTCATCGACTTCATCGACATGACACCAGTGCGCCACCAGCGTGCGGTAGAAAACCGTCTGCGTGAAGCGGTACGTCAGGATCGTGCGCGTATCCAGATTAGCCATATCTCGCGCTTCGGCCTGCTTGAAATGTCTCGTCAGCGTCTCTCCCCTTCTCTGGGCGAGTCCAGCCACCACGTCTGCCCGCGTTGTAGCGGAACAGGTACCGTGCGTGACAACGAATCCATGGCACTCTCCATTCTGCGTCTGATTGAAGAAGAAGCGCTGAAAGAGAACACCCAAGAAGTTCACGCGATTGTTCCTGTGCCCATTGCCTCTTACCTGCTGAACGAAAAACGTGATGCAGTCAGCGCGATTGAAACCCGTCAGGGCGGCGTGAAAGCCATCATTGTGCCAAACGATCAGATGGAAACTCCGCACTACTCCGTACTGCGCGTGCGCAAAGGCGAAGAGAGCAAAACCCTTAGCTACATGCTGCCGAAGCGTTACGAAGAAGAGATGGCGATGCCATCTGAAGAAGAGTACGCGGAACGTAAGCGTCCTGAACAACCCGCTCTTGCGACCTTTGTGATGCCAGAAGTGCCACCGGCTCCACAAGAATCAGCACCTGTTGCAACGCCAGCCCCAGCGGCAAAACCAGCTGTAGCAAAAGCAACTACGGTTGAACAACCGGGTCTGATCAGCCGTTTCTTCGGTGCGCTGAAAAAGCTGTTTGCAGGCGAAAGCACCACCGAAAACAAAGACGTTGAGGAAGCGAAACCTGCTGAGGCAGAAAGCCAGCGTCAAGGCCAGGAGCGCCGTAACAACCGTCGTCAGAATAACCGCCGTGACCGTAACGATCGTGGCGATCGCAATAACCGCGATCGTGATAATCGTGGTGACCGCGACAACCGCAACGAAAATCGTGACAACCGTGAGCCGCGTGAAAATCGCGATCGCGACGAAAACCGTCGCAACCGTCGCCAGGGTCAACAACAAAATGCAGAAGTGCGTGAAACTCGTCAGAACGTAGTGGAAGAAGCTGAAAAGCCAAAAGCCCGTGATGAGCAGCAACCACGCCGTGAACGTAACCGTCGCCGTAGCGATGATAAACGCCAGGCCCAGCAAGAAGTCAAAGTTCTGCAGCGTGAAGACGCGGTAGTAGAAGTTGAAGCTGAGCAGGAAGAACGCGTCCAGGTTATGCCGCGCCGTAAACAGCGCCAGCTAAACCAGAAAGTACGCTTCGAATCTGCACCAGATTCTGCGGCCGAGGTTACAGCAACGCCTGTTGTTTCTGAAGCACCAGCGGCACCTGTTGCACGTACCGAATTGGCAACTATCCCGTTACCAGCCGTTATTGAGAAAGCTGCTGTTGAGCAAGAAGACAACAGCGATTCTCGTAACGACGCCAACGGTATGCCGCGTCGTTCTCGTCGTTCCCCACGCCACCTGCGTGTGAGCGGCCAGCGTCGTCGTCGTTATCGTGATGAGCGTTACCCAACGCAGTCACCAATGCCGTTGATCGTTGCCTGTGCGTCACCTGAGTTAGCCTCCGGTAAAGCCTGGATTAGTTACCCGGTAGCTCGTTCGCAAGAAGAGTCGCAGTTCGAGAGCAATGTTGAACAGACCCCTGCGTTTGTTCCACATGAACAAGAAACGGCTTACGTGAACATTGAGCAGCCAGCGGTTCATCAGGTAGCGCAACACGTTGCTGAAGATAAAACGGTTGAAACTGCGCACATTGAAACTGCGCAAGTAGAAACGACGCATCCGGAAATTATTGCCACGCCAGTGACTGAACAGCCGCATTTGATTGCTGTTGAAGATGACGTTGTTGCTGAACAAGTGATCGACGAAGTCAAACCTGCACAAGATGAAGTCGCTGTGGAAAATCATCCGCAGCAGGCGGCAGAACTTGCTCAGGAAGCGCCGGTTGTTGTTGCACAAACGGCACCAGAGGCTCCGGTTGAAGAAGTTAAGCAACCAGAAGTGACTGTTGCTGCACAACCTGTGGTTCATGACGCTGTCGCTCAGGAAGCTGTAGTTGAAGCAACTGAAGTTGAAAAAACTGGCGTTGAAGAGACTGTTGCGAAAGAAACGGTCGTGGAAACCACACCAGTGGTGAAAGTCGTGCAGCCAGAAGTTCCGGTTGTTACGCATGTGGTTAAACATGCAACGGCTCCTATGACGCGTGCTCCAGCCCCTGAGTACACGCCAGAAGCGCCACGTCAGAGCGATTGGGTCCGCCCAACGTATGACTTCAGTGGCCGCGGTTCTGCTGGTGGTAGCAGTGCAACTCACCAGGCAACAGCGCCAGCAACACGCCCGCAAAGCACTGACTAA
- the flgL gene encoding flagellar hook-associated protein FlgL gives MRISTAMMYQQNMRGVTDAQSEWLRYGEQMSTGKRVNKPSDDPIAASQAVVLSQAQAQNSQYALARTFATQKVSLEENVLGQVTTAIQSAQEKIVYAGNGTLSDDDRASLATDLEGIRNQILNLANSTDGNGRYIFAGYKTESAPFSGGTGSVTYSGGSTPVSQTVDASRTMTIGHTGTQIFDSLTSNAVPEPDGSPSESNLFNMLDSAISALKKPAADLTDVEQGAVDKTNRGLKNSLNNVLTVRAELGTQLNELDKLDELGSDRGLGQAQQMSDLVDVDWNSAISSYVMQQAALQASYKAFSDMQGMSLFQLNR, from the coding sequence ATGCGTATCAGTACCGCAATGATGTACCAGCAGAATATGCGTGGCGTAACCGACGCGCAAAGCGAGTGGCTGCGTTACGGTGAACAAATGTCTACCGGTAAACGCGTCAATAAGCCCTCTGATGACCCTATTGCCGCTTCGCAGGCGGTGGTGTTGTCCCAGGCTCAGGCGCAAAACAGCCAGTATGCTTTAGCCCGGACTTTTGCGACGCAAAAAGTCTCCCTGGAAGAAAACGTGTTAGGCCAGGTGACCACGGCGATTCAATCGGCGCAGGAGAAGATCGTTTATGCCGGTAACGGCACGCTGAGCGACGATGACCGTGCTTCGCTGGCGACCGATCTGGAAGGTATTCGTAATCAAATCTTAAACCTTGCCAACAGTACCGATGGCAACGGGCGCTATATTTTTGCCGGATACAAAACGGAATCTGCCCCGTTTAGCGGTGGGACGGGAAGTGTGACTTACAGCGGCGGCAGTACGCCGGTTTCTCAAACCGTGGATGCATCCCGCACGATGACAATCGGCCACACCGGAACGCAAATTTTTGATTCGCTGACCAGCAATGCCGTTCCTGAACCGGATGGCTCGCCGTCTGAAAGTAATCTGTTTAATATGCTGGACTCCGCGATTAGCGCGCTGAAAAAGCCCGCTGCCGATTTGACTGACGTAGAGCAGGGCGCGGTAGATAAAACCAACCGTGGGCTAAAAAACTCACTCAATAACGTGCTGACGGTACGTGCGGAGTTGGGTACTCAGCTTAATGAACTGGATAAGCTTGATGAATTAGGCAGTGACCGTGGCTTAGGCCAGGCGCAGCAGATGAGTGATTTAGTGGATGTAGACTGGAACTCTGCCATCTCTTCTTATGTGATGCAGCAGGCGGCACTTCAGGCTTCATACAAAGCGTTCAGCGATATGCAAGGGATGTCCCTGTTCCAGCTTAATCGATAA